A genomic region of Anaerolineales bacterium contains the following coding sequences:
- a CDS encoding SMC family ATPase has product MIPISLKLSGFLSYRDAVEIDFTRFSIAAISGANGAGKSSLLDGLTYALFGEARNRGEALINLSPDVQAAEVALTFEYESNVYRIQRLLPRDKTTQLEFQIRNADGNWKPLTERSVRETEKRIRETLRLDYETFVNASFFLQDKADEFTQQRPTERKKILGNILGLEVWEQYRLVAAERRKQIEAHVVELQGRLQEVANELGEEAARKTHLQDLETSLQGLAEQRAKQEASVQQMRILAANVDTLAKAAASQQASLQRAETQLATLRQRLEQRSGEHAQNQALLARAAEIEQAFAQLEALRSELRSWDAIAVTFNAQEKQRATPLTTIEAERARLQTELAALQVEQARVQNASAQRSEYEKQLSTLTAQIKTLNLKVAQLPELEAELKHEQAAQTKAASENKLLADQMQELKKRLDLIETARGAFCPTCGQALTEEHRTQAAASLKKEGKQMGDLWRKNRVALEAQEKTIEKKLASLSAAREADQEVREKTRLEDQARLTLAELMKLEAEWDARGAARIQELQRLLAEDSFAPEARAQLATIDAELKATGYDPAAHDAVRKAEAEVRIAETELRTLEAARGATKPVEREISELQAQIAEQEQEVTRQQESAASAEAAVQAGRQGLPDLQAAEREMLALQEQENRMRMELGQAQQRVAVLDTLRKRQDELEAERELHSQQASRFDQLERSFGKDGVPAMLIEQALPQIEAKANEILERLSNGEMSISFITQQAYKDRRREDKRETLEIQIRDSVGMREYEMFSGGEAFRINFAIRLALSEVLAQRAGARLQTLVIDEGFASQDEGGRQRLVEVINLVKEDFAKILVITHVESLKDAFPSRIEVEKGPRGSQVKII; this is encoded by the coding sequence ATGATTCCTATATCGCTCAAGCTTTCAGGCTTTTTGTCTTACCGCGATGCGGTGGAAATTGATTTCACGCGCTTTAGTATTGCCGCCATTTCCGGCGCCAACGGCGCGGGCAAATCCAGCCTGCTGGATGGCCTTACCTATGCGCTGTTCGGTGAAGCGCGCAACCGCGGCGAAGCGCTGATCAATCTCAGCCCGGATGTGCAGGCCGCCGAGGTCGCCCTGACCTTTGAATACGAGAGCAACGTCTATCGCATCCAGCGCCTGCTGCCGCGCGATAAGACCACGCAGCTCGAATTCCAGATCCGCAACGCGGACGGCAATTGGAAGCCGCTCACTGAGCGCAGCGTGCGTGAGACTGAAAAGCGCATTCGCGAAACGCTGCGCCTCGATTATGAAACCTTCGTCAATGCTTCGTTCTTCTTGCAAGACAAGGCAGATGAGTTCACCCAGCAGCGCCCTACGGAACGCAAAAAGATCCTCGGTAATATCCTAGGGCTAGAAGTCTGGGAGCAGTACCGCCTGGTGGCTGCTGAGCGCCGCAAGCAGATCGAAGCGCACGTGGTGGAGTTACAAGGCCGCCTGCAGGAAGTGGCCAATGAGCTCGGCGAGGAAGCCGCCCGCAAAACGCACCTGCAAGACCTGGAAACCAGCCTGCAGGGGCTGGCTGAGCAGCGCGCCAAGCAAGAAGCCAGCGTGCAGCAAATGCGCATCCTGGCCGCCAATGTTGACACCCTGGCCAAGGCAGCAGCCAGCCAGCAGGCAAGCCTGCAGCGCGCCGAAACGCAGTTGGCCACCCTACGCCAGCGCCTGGAGCAGCGCAGTGGCGAGCACGCCCAAAATCAGGCGCTGCTGGCGCGTGCCGCCGAGATCGAGCAGGCCTTTGCGCAACTGGAAGCCCTGCGCAGTGAGCTGCGCAGTTGGGATGCGATTGCCGTCACTTTCAATGCCCAGGAAAAACAGCGTGCCACCCCGCTCACTACCATCGAAGCCGAGCGCGCCCGCTTGCAGACTGAACTGGCCGCGCTACAAGTGGAGCAGGCGCGCGTACAGAATGCCAGTGCCCAGCGCAGCGAATACGAGAAGCAGCTCAGCACGCTGACGGCCCAGATCAAAACACTCAACCTCAAAGTAGCCCAATTACCTGAGCTGGAAGCTGAATTGAAGCACGAGCAGGCCGCGCAAACCAAAGCCGCCTCAGAAAACAAATTGCTGGCTGACCAGATGCAGGAGCTGAAAAAACGGCTGGATCTGATCGAAACCGCCCGCGGAGCCTTCTGCCCGACCTGTGGCCAGGCGCTCACCGAAGAACACCGCACCCAGGCGGCTGCCTCGCTCAAAAAAGAAGGCAAACAAATGGGTGATCTGTGGCGCAAGAACCGCGTGGCGCTTGAAGCTCAGGAAAAGACTATTGAAAAGAAGCTAGCCAGCCTGAGCGCCGCCCGCGAAGCCGATCAGGAAGTGCGTGAAAAGACGCGCCTTGAAGACCAGGCGCGTCTGACCCTGGCCGAGCTGATGAAGCTGGAAGCCGAGTGGGACGCCCGCGGCGCGGCGCGCATACAAGAGCTGCAGCGCCTGCTGGCCGAAGACAGCTTTGCCCCGGAGGCGCGCGCCCAACTGGCCACCATCGACGCGGAGCTCAAAGCCACCGGCTATGATCCGGCCGCGCACGATGCCGTGCGCAAGGCTGAAGCCGAGGTGCGCATCGCCGAAACTGAGCTGCGCACCCTGGAGGCCGCGCGAGGGGCCACCAAACCGGTGGAGCGCGAAATCAGCGAGCTGCAAGCCCAGATCGCCGAGCAGGAGCAAGAGGTAACCCGCCAGCAGGAAAGCGCCGCCAGCGCCGAGGCGGCGGTGCAAGCCGGCCGCCAGGGGCTGCCCGATCTGCAGGCGGCCGAGCGCGAGATGTTGGCCCTGCAGGAGCAGGAAAACCGCATGCGTATGGAACTGGGCCAGGCGCAACAACGCGTGGCCGTGCTGGACACGCTGCGCAAACGGCAGGATGAGCTGGAAGCCGAGCGCGAGCTGCACAGCCAGCAAGCCAGCCGCTTTGACCAACTGGAGCGCTCGTTCGGCAAAGACGGTGTGCCAGCCATGCTGATCGAACAGGCCCTGCCGCAAATCGAAGCCAAGGCCAACGAGATCCTCGAACGCCTGAGCAATGGCGAGATGAGCATTTCGTTCATCACGCAGCAAGCCTACAAAGACCGCCGCCGCGAAGACAAGCGTGAAACGCTGGAGATCCAGATCCGCGACAGTGTGGGTATGCGCGAATATGAGATGTTCTCGGGTGGCGAGGCCTTCCGCATCAACTTCGCCATCCGCCTGGCGCTCTCCGAGGTGTTGGCACAGCGCGCCGGGGCACGCTTGCAAACCCTGGTGATCGACGAAGGCTTTGCCAGCCAGGACGAAGGCGGCCGCCAACGCCTGGTCGAGGTCATCAACCTGGTCAAAGAAGATTTTGCCAAGATCCTGGTCATCACCCATGTCGAATCGCTCAAAGATGCCTTCCCCTCACGCATCGAAGTGGAGAAGGGGCCGCGCGGTTCACAGGTGAAGATCATATAA
- the prfA gene encoding peptide chain release factor 1, whose protein sequence is MLDKIAGIEARYDEIEKELSEAASNYQRVAELSKERSDLQPLVDKARAYRAALQRQAEAKELAYGKDAELAELAELELAELDEQVPKLELELKSMLLPSDPRDKRNVIVEIRAGAGGDEAGIFAADLYRMYTRFAERQGWKQELLSTNPTGVGGYKEVTFMLKGKGAFSRLKFESGVHRVQRVPATEAQGRIHTSTATVAVLAEVDEVEIKIPETDIKMDVYRSQGAGGQNVQKNSTAVRITHLPTGIVVQCQDERSQLQNRLRALAILRARLYEIEEEKRRSEQEAARRSQVGTGERSEKIRTYNYPQSRVSDHRVGFTSHNLPALMDGDLDELFDELATQDEADRLAAAGM, encoded by the coding sequence ATGCTGGACAAAATCGCGGGTATCGAAGCCCGCTACGACGAAATTGAAAAAGAGCTGAGCGAAGCGGCCAGCAATTACCAGCGCGTTGCCGAGCTTTCCAAAGAACGCTCGGATTTGCAGCCACTGGTGGATAAGGCGCGCGCCTACCGTGCCGCGCTGCAGCGCCAGGCGGAGGCCAAGGAGCTGGCCTACGGCAAAGATGCCGAGCTGGCCGAACTGGCCGAGTTGGAACTGGCCGAGCTGGACGAGCAGGTGCCCAAGTTGGAGCTGGAGCTCAAGAGCATGCTGCTGCCCAGCGATCCGCGCGACAAGCGCAACGTGATCGTTGAGATCCGCGCCGGTGCTGGCGGCGATGAAGCCGGCATCTTCGCGGCTGACTTGTATCGCATGTACACACGCTTCGCCGAACGCCAGGGGTGGAAGCAGGAGCTGCTTAGCACCAACCCCACGGGCGTGGGTGGCTACAAAGAAGTCACCTTCATGCTGAAGGGGAAGGGCGCCTTTTCACGCCTTAAATTCGAATCCGGGGTGCACCGCGTGCAACGCGTGCCCGCTACTGAAGCGCAGGGGCGCATCCATACCAGCACCGCCACGGTGGCCGTGCTGGCCGAGGTGGACGAAGTGGAGATCAAGATCCCGGAGACTGACATCAAGATGGATGTCTACCGCTCGCAGGGCGCCGGCGGCCAGAACGTACAAAAGAACTCGACCGCCGTGCGCATCACCCACCTGCCCACGGGCATCGTGGTGCAATGCCAAGACGAGCGCTCGCAACTGCAAAACCGCTTGCGCGCTCTGGCGATCCTGCGCGCCCGCCTCTACGAGATCGAAGAAGAGAAGCGCCGCTCCGAGCAGGAGGCCGCCCGCCGTTCGCAAGTGGGCACGGGCGAACGCTCCGAGAAGATCCGCACATACAACTACCCGCAATCACGCGTCAGCGATCATCGCGTCGGTTTTACCTCGCACAACCTGCCAGCCCTGATGGATGGTGACTTGGATGAGCTCTTTGATGAGCTGGCCACCCAAGACGAAGCCGACCGTCTGGCCGCGGCGGGAATGTAA
- the prmC gene encoding peptide chain release factor N(5)-glutamine methyltransferase: MAISIAEALHQSLTALASVSETARLDGEVWLARVLGAERSWLLAHGEQPLSERQASDWASGLQRLAAGEPLPYLLGEWEFYGLTFQVSPAVLIPRPETELLVEEAIGWLRGRKAQAQPYAPARAADVGTGSGIIPIAIAANVADVHFHAIDLSAEALAVAQSNVARHGLSQRIRLQRGDLLAALHTPLDLITANLPYIPSPRVPTLAVAAWEPQIALDGGADGLVLIRTLLQQAQQCLQPGGLLLEEIDPELEDASLHLARQTWPSAQVDVLPDLAGRPRLLRVALAGELA; this comes from the coding sequence ATGGCAATCAGCATCGCTGAAGCATTACACCAGTCCCTCACCGCCCTGGCCTCGGTCAGCGAGACCGCCCGGCTGGATGGCGAAGTGTGGCTGGCACGCGTGCTGGGCGCTGAGCGCAGTTGGCTGCTGGCCCACGGTGAACAGCCGCTCAGCGAGCGGCAAGCCAGTGATTGGGCCAGCGGCTTGCAGCGCCTGGCCGCCGGCGAACCTCTGCCCTATTTACTAGGCGAATGGGAATTTTACGGGCTGACCTTTCAGGTCAGCCCGGCGGTGTTAATTCCGCGCCCGGAGACCGAGCTATTGGTGGAAGAGGCGATTGGCTGGTTGCGTGGGCGTAAAGCCCAGGCCCAGCCCTATGCGCCGGCGCGCGCCGCCGATGTGGGCACCGGGTCGGGCATCATACCGATTGCCATCGCTGCCAACGTGGCGGATGTACATTTCCACGCCATCGACCTCTCCGCCGAAGCGCTGGCCGTAGCGCAAAGCAACGTGGCTCGCCACGGCCTGAGCCAGCGCATCCGCTTGCAGCGTGGCGATCTGCTGGCGGCGCTGCACACGCCGCTGGATCTGATCACCGCCAACTTGCCCTACATCCCCAGCCCACGCGTGCCCACGCTGGCGGTGGCTGCCTGGGAGCCGCAGATCGCGCTGGATGGCGGCGCGGATGGGCTGGTGCTGATCCGCACGCTCTTGCAGCAAGCGCAGCAATGCTTACAGCCCGGCGGGCTACTGCTGGAAGAAATTGACCCTGAGCTGGAAGACGCATCGCTGCACCTCGCTCGGCAAACCTGGCCCAGCGCTCAGGTAGACGTGCTGCCTGATCTGGCCGGGCGGCCGCGGCTGCTGCGCGTGGCGTTGGCAGGGGAGCTAGCATGA
- a CDS encoding threonylcarbamoyl-AMP synthase: MNTMHIAADARDAQAQALAVLQRGGLVALPTDTVYGVAALISQPEAIERLYAVKGRQHTKAIAVLLGAAEQLDRVAQQPSAAAQRLAARFWPGALTLVVPRRPELPANLSPSATVGVRVPAHALTQQLLLASGPLAVTSANRSGEPDALDAAAVLAQLGGGIELLLDGGRTPGAVPSTVVDTTLSPPQILRAGPISAAQILAALQAE; encoded by the coding sequence ATGAACACGATGCACATCGCCGCGGATGCCCGTGATGCCCAGGCGCAGGCGCTGGCCGTGCTGCAGCGCGGTGGCCTGGTGGCGCTGCCCACCGATACGGTGTATGGCGTGGCGGCGTTGATCAGCCAGCCCGAGGCCATCGAGCGCTTGTATGCGGTGAAAGGCCGCCAGCACACCAAAGCCATCGCCGTGTTGCTGGGCGCCGCCGAGCAACTGGATCGAGTGGCACAGCAGCCCAGCGCCGCGGCGCAGCGCTTGGCGGCGCGCTTCTGGCCGGGGGCACTGACCCTGGTGGTGCCGCGCCGCCCGGAGCTGCCCGCAAATCTTTCGCCCAGTGCTACAGTGGGCGTGCGCGTGCCCGCCCATGCGCTTACCCAGCAACTGCTGCTGGCCAGCGGGCCGCTGGCGGTCACCTCCGCCAACCGCTCTGGCGAGCCGGACGCGCTGGATGCCGCGGCCGTGCTGGCGCAGCTCGGCGGCGGGATCGAGCTGCTGCTGGATGGCGGCCGCACGCCGGGCGCAGTGCCCTCCACCGTGGTGGATACCACGCTGAGCCCGCCGCAGATCCTGCGGGCCGGGCCGATCAGTGCCGCGCAGATCCTGGCCGCCTTGCAGGCCGAGTGA